A DNA window from Camelina sativa cultivar DH55 chromosome 13, Cs, whole genome shotgun sequence contains the following coding sequences:
- the LOC104735478 gene encoding tRNA (adenine(58)-N(1))-methyltransferase catalytic subunit TRMT61A, with protein MLPTESKKALSFKRCIEDGDLVIVYERHDVMKPVKVSKDGVLQNRFGFYKHSDWIGKPLGTKVFSNKGKFVYLLAPTPELWTLVLSHRTQILYIADISFVVMYLEVVPGCVVLESGTGSGSLSTSLARAVAPTGHVYSFDFHEQRAVSAREDFEKTGISSLVTVEVRDIQGEGFPEKLSGLADAVFLDLPQPWLAVPSAAKMLKQDGVLCSFSPCIEQVQRTCEVLRSDFIEIRTFEVLLRTYEVKEVKEVKMDTSSMVDESHEDDNGGMRPCKRKHRSNEDDTVSRDNSSSNATSVVMARPCSEARGHTGYLTFARLQCLA; from the exons ATGTTACCAACTGAGTCAAAGAAAGCCTTGTCATTCAAAAGGTGTATTGAAGATGGAGACTTGGTTATCGTTTACGAGAGACATGATGTGATGAAACCTGTGAAAGTAAGCAAAGACGGTGTGCTTCAGAACCGTTTTGGTTTCTATAAACACTCTGATTGGATCGGGAAGCCATTAGGGACGAAAGTATTCAGCAACAAGGGTAAATTTGTATACCTGTTGGCTCCTACTCCTGAGCTATGGACATTGGTTTTAAGCCACAGGACTCAGATTCTTTACATTGCGGATATTAGCTTCGTTGTTATGTATCTAGAAGTTGTGCCTGGCTGTGTTGTTCTTGAGTCAGGCACAGGAAGTGGTTCGCTTTCTACTTCACTTGCTCGAGCTGTGGCTCCAACTGGACATGTGTATTCGTTTGATTTTCACGAGCAACGAGCTGTCTCTGCAAG GGAAGATTTTGAGAAGACGGGAATTAGTAGTTTAGTTACCGTAGAGGTTAGAGACATTCAAGGAGAAGGTTTTCCTGAGAAATTGTCAGGTTTGGCTGATGCAGTGTTCCTAGACCTTCCACAACCTTGGCTCGCTGTTCCTTCTGCAGCAAAGATGTTAAAGCAGGATGGAGTTCTCTGCTCTTTCTCACCTTGCATCGAGCAAGTACAACGCACTTGTGAAGTCCTCAGATCAGATTTCATAG AGATAAGAACTTTCGAGGTGCTTCTCAGAACATATGAAGTGAAGGAAGTGAAGGAAGTGAAAATGGATACTAGTAGTATGGTTGATGAGAGCCACGAGGATGACAATGGGGGAATGAGACCTTGCAAGAGAAAACACCGTTCAAATGAAGACGACACCGTTTCACGTGACAACTCTTCTTCTAATGCTACTTCAGTCGTCATGGCTCGACCTTGTAGTGAAGCAAGAGGCCACACCGGTTACTTAACGTTTGCAAGGCTCCAGTGTCTAGCTTAG
- the LOC104735479 gene encoding uncharacterized protein LOC104735479: MCPLRFILVFFSAVLAGYMAWRTVNASPELFSDEPSPVKANDKQGRSNSKRKVENGLWMFVDMASGRYLWRNLMEMHHKTQ; this comes from the coding sequence ATGTGTCCGTTGAGGTTCATATTAGTGTTCTTCTCGGCAGTACTCGCAGGATATATGGCGTGGAGGACGGTGAATGCTTCCCCGGAACTTTTCTCAGACGAGCCATCACCAGTCAAAGCGAATGATAAACAAGGACGATCTAATTCGAAAAGAAAGGTGGAGAATGGTTTATGGATGTTCGTTGATATGGCTAGCGGAAGGTACCTTTGGAGAAATCTCATGGAGATGCATCATAAGACTCAATGA
- the LOC104735481 gene encoding DEAD-box ATP-dependent RNA helicase 46-like isoform X4: MAAASTIRYAPEDPNLPKPWKGLVDGRTGYLYFWNPETNVTQYERPASSAPPKLAAIPVSSSVQTQQSSSGFNSGKEEDKYNRGSDGPNSDSGSRFTEAARTGPISSNDAASGPGNAASGGSSVKGPPSSATGNELSPEAYCRRHEITVRGGQVPPPLMSFEATGLPPALLREVYSAGFSAPSPIQAQSWPIAMQNRDIVAIAKTGSGKTLGYLIPGFMHLQRIHNDSQMGPTILVLSPTRELATQIQVEALKFGKSSKISCACLYGGAPKGPQLKEIERGVEIVVATPGRLNDILEMRRISLHQVSYLVLDEADRMLDMGFEPQIRKIVKEVPTKRQTLMYTATWPKEVRKIAADLLVNPAQVNIGNVDELVANKSITQTVEVLAPMEKHTRLEQILRSQEPGSKIIIFCSTKRMCDQLARNLTRTFGAAAIHGDKSQAERDDVLNQFRSGRTPVLVATDVAARGLDVKDIRVVVNYDFPNGVEDYVHRIGRTGRAGATGLAYTFFGDQDSKHASDLIKILEGANQKVPPQVREMATRGGGVNKFRRWGPPSGGSGGRGYGDSGYGGRGDSGGRGSWGSRDSSSSGWGRERSRSPERFNAGPPSTSDPPRSFHEMMMMKQK, from the exons ATGGCTGCTGCTTCTACAATCCGTTACGCCCCTGAGGATCCAAATCTTCCTAAGCCATGGAAAGGTCTGGTGGATGGTAGAACTGGGTATTTGTACTTTTGGAATCCGGAGACCAATGTTACTCAGTACGAGAGACCAGCTTCTTCCGCTCCTCCCAAGCTTGCTGCTATTCCTGTAAGCTCTTCAGTTCAGACTCAACAATCTTCTTCTGGGTTCAACTCTGGCAAGGAAGAGGATAAGTATAATCGGGGCAGTGATGGGCCTAACTCTGATTCTGGATCAAGGTTCACTGAG GCTGCAAGAACTGGACCAATATCTTCTAATGATGCTGCTAGTGGACCAGGGAATGCTGCATCTGGTGGATCATCTGTCAAAGGGCCTCCTTCTTCGGCCACAGGAAATGAATTGTCCCCAGAGGCCTATTGCCGCCGCCATGAAATTACTGTCCGT GGAGGCCAAGTGCCACCACCTCTGATGTCTTTCGAAGCCACCGGTCTTCCCCCAGCGCTTCTGCGGGAG GTATACAGTGCAGGATTCTCTGCTCCATCTCCAATTCAAGCTCAGTCGTGGCCAATTGCGATGCAGAACAGAGACATAGTTGCCATTGCTAAAACAGGCTCTGGAAAAACTCTGGGTTACTTGATTCCTGGTTTCATGCATCTCCAACGGATCCACAATGATTCACAAATGGGCCCAACGATCTTGGTATTGTCACCTACTAGGGAGTTAGCCACACAAATCCAAGTTGAGGCTCTGAAATTTGGCAAGTCGTCCAAAATTTCGTGTGCG TGCTTGTATGGTGGAGCACCCAAGGGTCCTCAGTTGAAGGAAATAGAAAGAGGTGTTGAGATTGTTGTTGCAACTCCCGGGCGGCTGAATGATATCCTTGAAATGAGGAGAATCAGTCTGCATCAAGTGTCTTATCTTGTGCTGGACGAGGCTGATAGAATGTTGGACATGGGGTTCGAGCCTCAGATCAGGAAAATTGTGAAAGAGGTTCCCACTAAGCGTCAAACCCTCATGTACACAGCAACGTGGCCAAAGGAGGTCAGAAAAATTGCAGCTGATCTTCTTGTTAACCCTGCTCAAGTCAACATTGGTAATGTTGATGAGCTTGTTGCGAACAAGTCCATCACTCAG ACTGTTGAAGTCTTAGCACCAATGGAGAAACATACAAGGTTAGAGCAGATACTGCGGTCTCAGGAACCGGGCTCaaagattattattttctgttCAACCAAAAGGATGTGTGATCAACTAGCACGGAACCTGACCCGCACGTTTGGAGCCGCTGCTATACATGGAGACAAGTCTCAGGCTGAGAGAGATGACGTGCTGAACCAATTTAGAAGTGGTAGGACTCCTGTTCTTGTTGCAACCGATGTAGCTGCTCGTGGGCTTGACGTTAAGGACATAAG GGTGGTGGTCAACTATGATTTTCCAAATGGAGTGGAAGATTATGTTCATAGAATCGGAAGAACTGGAAGAGCTGGAGCAACCGGTTTAGCTTACACCTTCTTTGGGGACCAagattcaaaacatgcttcagaTCTGATCAAGATCTTGGAAGGAGCAAATCAGAAAGTTCCTCCACAGGTCCGTGAAATGGCTACCCGTGGTGGTGGGGTGAACAAATTCCGCCGCTGGGGTCCACCTTCCGGTGGTTCTGGTGGCCGTGGCTATGGTGATTCTGGTTATGGTGGTCGTGGGGATTCTGGTGGTAGAGGAAGCTGGGGTTCACGTGACag TAGCAGCTCGGGATGGGGAAGAGAGAGGAGCCGTAGTCCTGAGAGATTCAACGCAGGTCCACCGTCGACTTCTGACCCACCTCGCAGCTTTCacgagatgatgatgatgaaacagaAATAA
- the LOC104735481 gene encoding DEAD-box ATP-dependent RNA helicase 46-like isoform X1 codes for MAAASTIRYAPEDPNLPKPWKGLVDGRTGYLYFWNPETNVTQYERPASSAPPKLAAIPVSSSVQTQQSSSGFNSGKEEDKYNRGSDGPNSDSGSRFTEAARTGPISSNDAASGPGNAASGGSSVKGPPSSATGNELSPEAYCRRHEITVRGGQVPPPLMSFEATGLPPALLREVYSAGFSAPSPIQAQSWPIAMQNRDIVAIAKTGSGKTLGYLIPGFMHLQRIHNDSQMGPTILVLSPTRELATQIQVEALKFGKSSKISCACLYGGAPKGPQLKEIERGVEIVVATPGRLNDILEMRRISLHQVSYLVLDEADRMLDMGFEPQIRKIVKEVPTKRQTLMYTATWPKEVRKIAADLLVNPAQVNIGNVDELVANKSITQTVEVLAPMEKHTRLEQILRSQEPGSKIIIFCSTKRMCDQLARNLTRTFGAAAIHGDKSQAERDDVLNQFRSGRTPVLVATDVAARGLDVKDIRVVVNYDFPNGVEDYVHRIGRTGRAGATGLAYTFFGDQDSKHASDLIKILEGANQKVPPQVREMATRGGGVNKFRRWGPPSGGSGGRGYGDSGYGGRGDSGGRGSWGSRDSSSSSGWGRERSRSPERFNAGPPSTSDPPRSFHEMMMMKQK; via the exons ATGGCTGCTGCTTCTACAATCCGTTACGCCCCTGAGGATCCAAATCTTCCTAAGCCATGGAAAGGTCTGGTGGATGGTAGAACTGGGTATTTGTACTTTTGGAATCCGGAGACCAATGTTACTCAGTACGAGAGACCAGCTTCTTCCGCTCCTCCCAAGCTTGCTGCTATTCCTGTAAGCTCTTCAGTTCAGACTCAACAATCTTCTTCTGGGTTCAACTCTGGCAAGGAAGAGGATAAGTATAATCGGGGCAGTGATGGGCCTAACTCTGATTCTGGATCAAGGTTCACTGAG GCTGCAAGAACTGGACCAATATCTTCTAATGATGCTGCTAGTGGACCAGGGAATGCTGCATCTGGTGGATCATCTGTCAAAGGGCCTCCTTCTTCGGCCACAGGAAATGAATTGTCCCCAGAGGCCTATTGCCGCCGCCATGAAATTACTGTCCGT GGAGGCCAAGTGCCACCACCTCTGATGTCTTTCGAAGCCACCGGTCTTCCCCCAGCGCTTCTGCGGGAG GTATACAGTGCAGGATTCTCTGCTCCATCTCCAATTCAAGCTCAGTCGTGGCCAATTGCGATGCAGAACAGAGACATAGTTGCCATTGCTAAAACAGGCTCTGGAAAAACTCTGGGTTACTTGATTCCTGGTTTCATGCATCTCCAACGGATCCACAATGATTCACAAATGGGCCCAACGATCTTGGTATTGTCACCTACTAGGGAGTTAGCCACACAAATCCAAGTTGAGGCTCTGAAATTTGGCAAGTCGTCCAAAATTTCGTGTGCG TGCTTGTATGGTGGAGCACCCAAGGGTCCTCAGTTGAAGGAAATAGAAAGAGGTGTTGAGATTGTTGTTGCAACTCCCGGGCGGCTGAATGATATCCTTGAAATGAGGAGAATCAGTCTGCATCAAGTGTCTTATCTTGTGCTGGACGAGGCTGATAGAATGTTGGACATGGGGTTCGAGCCTCAGATCAGGAAAATTGTGAAAGAGGTTCCCACTAAGCGTCAAACCCTCATGTACACAGCAACGTGGCCAAAGGAGGTCAGAAAAATTGCAGCTGATCTTCTTGTTAACCCTGCTCAAGTCAACATTGGTAATGTTGATGAGCTTGTTGCGAACAAGTCCATCACTCAG ACTGTTGAAGTCTTAGCACCAATGGAGAAACATACAAGGTTAGAGCAGATACTGCGGTCTCAGGAACCGGGCTCaaagattattattttctgttCAACCAAAAGGATGTGTGATCAACTAGCACGGAACCTGACCCGCACGTTTGGAGCCGCTGCTATACATGGAGACAAGTCTCAGGCTGAGAGAGATGACGTGCTGAACCAATTTAGAAGTGGTAGGACTCCTGTTCTTGTTGCAACCGATGTAGCTGCTCGTGGGCTTGACGTTAAGGACATAAG GGTGGTGGTCAACTATGATTTTCCAAATGGAGTGGAAGATTATGTTCATAGAATCGGAAGAACTGGAAGAGCTGGAGCAACCGGTTTAGCTTACACCTTCTTTGGGGACCAagattcaaaacatgcttcagaTCTGATCAAGATCTTGGAAGGAGCAAATCAGAAAGTTCCTCCACAGGTCCGTGAAATGGCTACCCGTGGTGGTGGGGTGAACAAATTCCGCCGCTGGGGTCCACCTTCCGGTGGTTCTGGTGGCCGTGGCTATGGTGATTCTGGTTATGGTGGTCGTGGGGATTCTGGTGGTAGAGGAAGCTGGGGTTCACGTGACag CAGTAGCAGCTCGGGATGGGGAAGAGAGAGGAGCCGTAGTCCTGAGAGATTCAACGCAGGTCCACCGTCGACTTCTGACCCACCTCGCAGCTTTCacgagatgatgatgatgaaacagaAATAA
- the LOC104735481 gene encoding DEAD-box ATP-dependent RNA helicase 46-like isoform X3: protein MAAASTIRYAPEDPNLPKPWKGLVDGRTGYLYFWNPETNVTQYERPASSAPPKLAAIPVSSSVQTQQSSSGFNSGKEEDKYNRGSDGPNSDSGSRFTEAARTGPISSNDAASGPGNAASGGSSVKGPPSSATGNELSPEAYCRRHEITVRGGQVPPPLMSFEATGLPPALLRERHNIMPYALSFVPGAIFALGGANVVRCATSLGSLQIIWSALFGGPNFLVYSAGFSAPSPIQAQSWPIAMQNRDIVAIAKTGSGKTLGYLIPGFMHLQRIHNDSQMGPTILVLSPTRELATQIQVEALKFGKSSKISCACLYGGAPKGPQLKEIERGVEIVVATPGRLNDILEMRRISLHQVSYLVLDEADRMLDMGFEPQIRKIVKEVPTKRQTLMYTATWPKEVRKIAADLLVNPAQVNIGNVDELVANKSITQTVEVLAPMEKHTRLEQILRSQEPGSKIIIFCSTKRMCDQLARNLTRTFGAAAIHGDKSQAERDDVLNQFRSGRTPVLVATDVAARGLDVKDIRVVVNYDFPNGVEDYVHRIGRTGRAGATGLAYTFFGDQDSKHASDLIKILEGANQKVPPQVREMATRGGGVNKFRRWGPPSGGSGGRGYGDSGYGGRGDSGGRGSWGSRDSSSSGWGRERSRSPERFNAGPPSTSDPPRSFHEMMMMKQK from the exons ATGGCTGCTGCTTCTACAATCCGTTACGCCCCTGAGGATCCAAATCTTCCTAAGCCATGGAAAGGTCTGGTGGATGGTAGAACTGGGTATTTGTACTTTTGGAATCCGGAGACCAATGTTACTCAGTACGAGAGACCAGCTTCTTCCGCTCCTCCCAAGCTTGCTGCTATTCCTGTAAGCTCTTCAGTTCAGACTCAACAATCTTCTTCTGGGTTCAACTCTGGCAAGGAAGAGGATAAGTATAATCGGGGCAGTGATGGGCCTAACTCTGATTCTGGATCAAGGTTCACTGAG GCTGCAAGAACTGGACCAATATCTTCTAATGATGCTGCTAGTGGACCAGGGAATGCTGCATCTGGTGGATCATCTGTCAAAGGGCCTCCTTCTTCGGCCACAGGAAATGAATTGTCCCCAGAGGCCTATTGCCGCCGCCATGAAATTACTGTCCGT GGAGGCCAAGTGCCACCACCTCTGATGTCTTTCGAAGCCACCGGTCTTCCCCCAGCGCTTCTGCGGGAG AGACACAATATTATGCCATATGCGCTCTCTTTTGTCCCAGGTGCGATATTTGCTCTTGGAGGAGCTAATGTCGTACGCTGTGCCACTTCTTTGGGGTCCTTGCAAATTATTTGGAGTGCCCTTTTTGGTGGACCAAATTTTTTG GTATACAGTGCAGGATTCTCTGCTCCATCTCCAATTCAAGCTCAGTCGTGGCCAATTGCGATGCAGAACAGAGACATAGTTGCCATTGCTAAAACAGGCTCTGGAAAAACTCTGGGTTACTTGATTCCTGGTTTCATGCATCTCCAACGGATCCACAATGATTCACAAATGGGCCCAACGATCTTGGTATTGTCACCTACTAGGGAGTTAGCCACACAAATCCAAGTTGAGGCTCTGAAATTTGGCAAGTCGTCCAAAATTTCGTGTGCG TGCTTGTATGGTGGAGCACCCAAGGGTCCTCAGTTGAAGGAAATAGAAAGAGGTGTTGAGATTGTTGTTGCAACTCCCGGGCGGCTGAATGATATCCTTGAAATGAGGAGAATCAGTCTGCATCAAGTGTCTTATCTTGTGCTGGACGAGGCTGATAGAATGTTGGACATGGGGTTCGAGCCTCAGATCAGGAAAATTGTGAAAGAGGTTCCCACTAAGCGTCAAACCCTCATGTACACAGCAACGTGGCCAAAGGAGGTCAGAAAAATTGCAGCTGATCTTCTTGTTAACCCTGCTCAAGTCAACATTGGTAATGTTGATGAGCTTGTTGCGAACAAGTCCATCACTCAG ACTGTTGAAGTCTTAGCACCAATGGAGAAACATACAAGGTTAGAGCAGATACTGCGGTCTCAGGAACCGGGCTCaaagattattattttctgttCAACCAAAAGGATGTGTGATCAACTAGCACGGAACCTGACCCGCACGTTTGGAGCCGCTGCTATACATGGAGACAAGTCTCAGGCTGAGAGAGATGACGTGCTGAACCAATTTAGAAGTGGTAGGACTCCTGTTCTTGTTGCAACCGATGTAGCTGCTCGTGGGCTTGACGTTAAGGACATAAG GGTGGTGGTCAACTATGATTTTCCAAATGGAGTGGAAGATTATGTTCATAGAATCGGAAGAACTGGAAGAGCTGGAGCAACCGGTTTAGCTTACACCTTCTTTGGGGACCAagattcaaaacatgcttcagaTCTGATCAAGATCTTGGAAGGAGCAAATCAGAAAGTTCCTCCACAGGTCCGTGAAATGGCTACCCGTGGTGGTGGGGTGAACAAATTCCGCCGCTGGGGTCCACCTTCCGGTGGTTCTGGTGGCCGTGGCTATGGTGATTCTGGTTATGGTGGTCGTGGGGATTCTGGTGGTAGAGGAAGCTGGGGTTCACGTGACag TAGCAGCTCGGGATGGGGAAGAGAGAGGAGCCGTAGTCCTGAGAGATTCAACGCAGGTCCACCGTCGACTTCTGACCCACCTCGCAGCTTTCacgagatgatgatgatgaaacagaAATAA
- the LOC104735481 gene encoding DEAD-box ATP-dependent RNA helicase 46-like isoform X2, translating to MPYALSFVPGAIFALGGANVVRCATSLGSLQIIWSALFGGPNFLVYSAGFSAPSPIQAQSWPIAMQNRDIVAIAKTGSGKTLGYLIPGFMHLQRIHNDSQMGPTILVLSPTRELATQIQVEALKFGKSSKISCACLYGGAPKGPQLKEIERGVEIVVATPGRLNDILEMRRISLHQVSYLVLDEADRMLDMGFEPQIRKIVKEVPTKRQTLMYTATWPKEVRKIAADLLVNPAQVNIGNVDELVANKSITQTVEVLAPMEKHTRLEQILRSQEPGSKIIIFCSTKRMCDQLARNLTRTFGAAAIHGDKSQAERDDVLNQFRSGRTPVLVATDVAARGLDVKDIRVVVNYDFPNGVEDYVHRIGRTGRAGATGLAYTFFGDQDSKHASDLIKILEGANQKVPPQVREMATRGGGVNKFRRWGPPSGGSGGRGYGDSGYGGRGDSGGRGSWGSRDSSSSSGWGRERSRSPERFNAGPPSTSDPPRSFHEMMMMKQK from the exons ATGCCATATGCGCTCTCTTTTGTCCCAGGTGCGATATTTGCTCTTGGAGGAGCTAATGTCGTACGCTGTGCCACTTCTTTGGGGTCCTTGCAAATTATTTGGAGTGCCCTTTTTGGTGGACCAAATTTTTTG GTATACAGTGCAGGATTCTCTGCTCCATCTCCAATTCAAGCTCAGTCGTGGCCAATTGCGATGCAGAACAGAGACATAGTTGCCATTGCTAAAACAGGCTCTGGAAAAACTCTGGGTTACTTGATTCCTGGTTTCATGCATCTCCAACGGATCCACAATGATTCACAAATGGGCCCAACGATCTTGGTATTGTCACCTACTAGGGAGTTAGCCACACAAATCCAAGTTGAGGCTCTGAAATTTGGCAAGTCGTCCAAAATTTCGTGTGCG TGCTTGTATGGTGGAGCACCCAAGGGTCCTCAGTTGAAGGAAATAGAAAGAGGTGTTGAGATTGTTGTTGCAACTCCCGGGCGGCTGAATGATATCCTTGAAATGAGGAGAATCAGTCTGCATCAAGTGTCTTATCTTGTGCTGGACGAGGCTGATAGAATGTTGGACATGGGGTTCGAGCCTCAGATCAGGAAAATTGTGAAAGAGGTTCCCACTAAGCGTCAAACCCTCATGTACACAGCAACGTGGCCAAAGGAGGTCAGAAAAATTGCAGCTGATCTTCTTGTTAACCCTGCTCAAGTCAACATTGGTAATGTTGATGAGCTTGTTGCGAACAAGTCCATCACTCAG ACTGTTGAAGTCTTAGCACCAATGGAGAAACATACAAGGTTAGAGCAGATACTGCGGTCTCAGGAACCGGGCTCaaagattattattttctgttCAACCAAAAGGATGTGTGATCAACTAGCACGGAACCTGACCCGCACGTTTGGAGCCGCTGCTATACATGGAGACAAGTCTCAGGCTGAGAGAGATGACGTGCTGAACCAATTTAGAAGTGGTAGGACTCCTGTTCTTGTTGCAACCGATGTAGCTGCTCGTGGGCTTGACGTTAAGGACATAAG GGTGGTGGTCAACTATGATTTTCCAAATGGAGTGGAAGATTATGTTCATAGAATCGGAAGAACTGGAAGAGCTGGAGCAACCGGTTTAGCTTACACCTTCTTTGGGGACCAagattcaaaacatgcttcagaTCTGATCAAGATCTTGGAAGGAGCAAATCAGAAAGTTCCTCCACAGGTCCGTGAAATGGCTACCCGTGGTGGTGGGGTGAACAAATTCCGCCGCTGGGGTCCACCTTCCGGTGGTTCTGGTGGCCGTGGCTATGGTGATTCTGGTTATGGTGGTCGTGGGGATTCTGGTGGTAGAGGAAGCTGGGGTTCACGTGACag CAGTAGCAGCTCGGGATGGGGAAGAGAGAGGAGCCGTAGTCCTGAGAGATTCAACGCAGGTCCACCGTCGACTTCTGACCCACCTCGCAGCTTTCacgagatgatgatgatgaaacagaAATAA
- the LOC104735480 gene encoding DNA (cytosine-5)-methyltransferase DRM2-like encodes MAQDSAGDDDYVDWNTDDDLEIDNFQSSPSPVHSRADTLVGVAVTTSSLSSPTTETTDLVQMGFSDEIFATLFDMGFPVEMIARAIKEAGPNAETSVIIDTISKYSSDCEAGSSKSKAIDHFLAMGFDEEKVIKAIHEHGEENMEQIANTLLSCGETEKLAEVKEEDEIDWSDDEINYADILISDDEKEPNSSNENGNQIRSLVRMGFSEVEASLAVERCGGNVDIAELTDFLCAAQMAREFSEFHTDPEEQNPRHDVKKRRLESNRESRSSVDDEPVRLPNPMIGFGLPNEPGLITHRKLPELARGPPFFYYENVALAPKGVWETISRHLYDILPEFVDSKYFCAAARKRGYIHNLPINNRFQIQPPPKYTVNEAFPLTKKWWPEWDKRTKLNCILTVTGSAQLTNRIRSALEPYTGEPEPPKHVQKFVIDQCRRWNLVWVGKNKAAPLEPDEMENLLGFPKNHTRGGGMSRTERYKSLGNSFQVDTVAYHLSVLKSIFPDGIKVLSLFTGIGGGEVALHRLQIRMKLVVSVEISQVNRNILKDFWEQTNQTGILIEFSDVQDLTNDTIEKLMEKHGGFDLVIGGSPCNNLAGGNRVSRVGLGGEQSSLFFEYCRILEVVRARMRRS; translated from the exons ATG GCGCAGGATTCTGCGGGTGATGACGATTATGTGGATTGGAATACCGATGATGATTTGGAGATTGATAACTTTCAGTCATCTCCATCTCCAGTACATTCCAGGGCCGATACTTTAGTTGGTGTAGCCGTG ACAACTAGTTCCTTGAGCTCTCCTACTACTGAGACAACTGACTTAGTTCAGATGGGCTTCTCAGACGAGATTTTTGCGACATTGTTTGACATGGGATTTCCTGTTGAGATGATTGCTAGAGCAATCAAGGAAGCTG GACCAAATGCAGAAACTTCGGTTATAATTGATACTATCTCCAAGTACTCG AGTGATTGTGAAGCTGGTTCTTCCAAGTCCAAAGCTATTGATCATTTCCTTGCAATGggatttgatgaagaaaaagttaTCAAAGCCATTCATGAACATG GAGAAGAAAATATGGAGCAAATAGCTAATACACTCCTCTCTTGTGGA GAGACAGAGAAATTAGCAGaagtaaaggaagaagatgagattgatTGGTCTGATGATGAGATCAATTATGCTGATATATTAATCTCTGATGATGAG AAGGAGCCAAACTCCTCCAATGAAAATGGCAACCAAATACGTTCTTTGGTGAGAATGGGTTTTTCAGAGGTAGAAGCTTCTCTAGCTGTGGAGAGATGTG GAGGAAATGTGGACATTGCAGAGCTCACGGACTTCCTTTGTGCTGCTCAGATGGCTCGAGAATTTAGTGAGTTTCACACTGATCCTGAAGAACAAAAC CCTAGACATGATGTTAAGAAAAGGCGGTTAGAGTCGAATAGAGAGTCAAGGTCATCTGTTGATGATGAGCCGGTTCGCCTACCAAATCCAATGATAGGATTTGGGCTTCCAAACGAGCCAGGACTCATCACACATCGAAAACTTCCAGAGTTAGCACGAGGTCCACCTTTTTTCTACTACGAAAATGTCGCCCTCGCACCTAAAGGTGTCTGGGAGACTATATCTAGACATCTATATGATATTCTACCGGAGTTTGTGGACTCGAAGTACTTTTGTGCTGCTGCGAGGAAGAGAGGTTACATTCACAACCTGCCTATCAACAACAGATTCCAGATTCAGCCTCCACCAAAATACACTGTCAATGAAGCATTTCCTTTGACTAAAAAATGGTGGCCAGAGTGGGATAAAAGAACCAAGCTGAACTGCATTTTGACTGTTACAGGCAGTGCCCAGTTAACTAACAGGATCCGTTCAGCCCTTGAGCCTTACACTGGAGAACCAGAACCGCCTAAGCATGTACAAAAATTTGTGATTGACCAGTGTAGAAGATGGAACCTCGTCTGGGTGGGGAAGAATAAAGCTGCCCCACTCGAGCCAGATGAGATGGAGAATCTTCTGggatttccaaaaaatcatACACGAGGTGGAGGAATGAGCAGAACTGAGCGGTACAAGTCTTTGGGAAATTCTTTTCAG GTTGATACTGTGGCATATCATCTGTCTGTCCTGAAATCCATTTTCCCAGATGGAATCAAGGTTCTATCTCTTTTCACGGGTATTGGAGGTGGAGAAGTGGCACTTCATCGTCTGCAAATCCGAATGAAGCTTGTTGTGTCTGTTGAGATCTCACAAGTCAACAGAAATATATTGAAGGACTTCTGGGAGCAAACTAACCAGACTGGAATTTTGATTGAGTTTTCAGATGTGCAAGACTTAACTAATGACACAATCGAAAAATTGATGGAAAAACATGGTGGATTTGATTTAGTTATTGGAGGAAGTCCTTGCAACAATCTGGCAGGCGGTAACAGAGTAAGCCGAGTTGGTCTTGGAGGTGAGcaatcttctttgttctttgagtaCTGCAGGATTCTGGAAGTTGTACGTGCGAGGATGAGAAGATCTTGA